The DNA region CATTTTTGTTTGAAAATAAAATATAACCCTAAACAACTTAGATAGAGAGAGATATCTTCTTTTAATAGGATTAATATTAAAAATCCAAGAATAGAAAGATAAAGTTTACGAAATTCAATTCCAATAAAAAAAAGCAGAAAGAAAGGAATAACTAAAATTTCTGAATGATACGAAAAAAATAATCTATGGACATAAATGTTAAATGCAAAAAGACATATAGAAAAAATAAATAGATTTCCTCGAATTTGTTTTTTTATAAGCAAAATAGCAAAAAAAATAAAGGAAAGATTTATATAGAATAATAGTCCATAGGCATATCCTAATCTAGTTTTTGATAGAAAAATAAAAGGGGCTAACAGTAATAAGCTAGGTGAAAAATGATGCGAAAGATAATCTCCGTGAATTGATTGTCCGTAATGATGAGTTCTGAAAAAGAATCCTTTAGAGGAATTATTTAGAATCTCTGCAATAGAAATAAAATCAAAATCTACTAAAAAAAAAGAATTCAAATGTTCGAATAATTTGTATATATAACTAAAATTGAATGTAAAAAGTAATATTATTATAAATAATATTTCGATATAAAGAAATTTCTTTCTATTAGATTCACCTAATTCGAAATTCGTTTCTTCCTTTCTTTGTTTCCAGACAGTCCCTATACCGACTATCAGAAGGAAAAAAAATAATACTTTAATGATCAAACGCGAATCAGTACTATTTCCTAAAATTGGAATCATGTAAAATCCACATAAAGATAGAACTGCAATGGAAAAATAGATGTATAGATTCATGTGTTTTCATTTTCGACTTTAATTTCCGACCTTCAAACTATTTTCTATTTGACTGCAAGTAAAACGAGTTTCCTAAACGAAATTATTTAGAATCATTATAAAAAAGTATTCATTTCTTATGTTTAAAAATTATTGTCTATTATGTTCTAATAAATTAATAGGTAATGATTACATGACTTTAAGAGAAAAAGAAAAAATCTTACTCCAGAAAATAAAGGCAGGGGATAAGCATGCCTATATGGAATTGGTTACGCCTTTCCGTGAGCGGCTATTTAGGAAAGCAAAATCGATGGTAAACGATGACGATGATGCCGATGATATAGTTCAGGATGCGATGATTGCGGGATACAAATCCATTACGAATTTTAGAGCCGAGGCAGGAGTTTATACTTGGCTGTATAGGATTGTTATTAATAAATCGAAAGATCTCTTGGCAAAACGAAAAAGAATGGTAGAAAAATCCATTGATGATAATGAACAACAATTTGTTGACGAAAGACTCGGATTTGAAAAAAAATTAGAACTCTCGGACGAATCTTCCTATCTAATTAAAAAGATCAATCAGTTAGATAATATTTATAAGGAAGTTCTTGAACTACGTTATTTTGAAGAAATGTCTTACTCTGATATAGCTGATCTTCTAGAATGCAACGTAGGCACGGTCAAAAGTCGCCTGTTTAAGGCAAAAGAAATTTTAAAACATATGATGTTACAAGATGAACGAGGAGAAGTCAAAATTGGTGCATAAATCAACTTTTTTAAATTGGTTAAAGACAAAAATAGATGGAGTTTCAAAAGAAGACGAAAGAGATCATGTTCAAATTGAATGCTGTTTAATTCGCGCAGTTTCAGAATACCGAGAGAAAGAATTGTGCCAAATTTCAATTGATGATGACTTCAATAAAAGACTAATGAACAGATTGGAGCATATTGAATTAGAGTCGGTCGGCACATATACTTATTCGGTTCCCAAAAGTCTTAAGTTTCCAGTTGCATTAGCCTCAGCAGTTGGACTGATTGTAATGATTTCCGCATATGCGATTATCAATGTAGAAGATAATTCCCAACCTCATTTTCATAAGTTTCCAACACATGTATCTCCGATGGGACTCAATTCTTTTTCTGATCTAACACCCGAAGAAAATGCACTCTTCCAAGAACTAAAAAAGAATCCTGATAATATACGTTTACTGGAAAAGTTAGAAAACTATTATTCTGGTACGGGAAAAAAACAACAGGCATATGAAATACATTCTATGTTAGAAACTGTTGCCAAAAAGTATTAGAATTACGAAGTTTCCACGAGAAAGGAACAAGTGCATCTACTTGTTTTGATCCATTAGTTGTGTAATTGTATTTCTTTCTAAATAATCTGAAAACTATAACTAGAATAGTGCTTGCAAACTAGGCTTGCGACAAAATAATACTATTTTACTCCAATGGCAGATACAAAATCAAATAGCAATTCAGATAAAAATGTAACAGCTCCCACTATTCAAAAGGCAGTCGGAGCTGATAAATCAGTGATTGTCAAAACTCCTCAATCCATGAATAGTCTCTCTGCAACTTCGAGATCTATTATGGATGAGTTGCGCGATAGGCATAAGGGAAAAGATAGACCTGGTTCAAAACCGTTACATCCGACTGAATTAATAACAATCGATAGAATTACAGAACATCTAAATAAATATAGCAATCTAAGCGAACAAGCAAAATCACCCGCCGCAGTTGATCAGGCATTAAAACAAATATCTGACATTGATAATGGGGGTAGAGAGCGAATGGCTTATCTTTACCCATACCTAATTAAGAATGCCGGAAAAGTATTAGCAAAGATTGCTATTATTTCACCTCAGTATACACATGAAATTAATTTAAAAAATTACAGAGAGGCTTGTTTTGATTATTCCAAAGCAATGGTAGACCTAATACTATCAAATAGAGCCAAACGTATTAAAGAAATTGATGAGAGAAATCCCGGAAATTTTCTATTTCAAAAGAATAAATCGGGAGCAGATTGGCTCTATCCAAATAATTGTTCGTTGGAAGCAGAAATAGGATTACTCATCAAACGTGGATTCAAACCATATACTTATATCCCGACCAAAGATTTTATAGATGATTTTATAGAATATGGAAACGAAAAAGGAATGCTTGAGCAGGTAATGCCTGGTTACCACTTAATAATTGATGAAATAGAATTAAAAGAAGACGGAACCTATTTACGTCCTCCAGAAATTGTAAATCATTACCGCGCGCAAGCAGACGGATTAGAAAAATTTGTAATGGAACAACTTCGTAAATTGGCGGAGGAGGGTAACCTTAGTGAAATTAAATATAAACTCAATGAATTTAAAAGAGAACATATTGATTTAGCCCCGGAAGGTCGACGACAGGCTAGAGAGAAAGTAATTGTTCTCCTTGAAATTGTAAAATCCTTTCCTTTTGAAAAGTTTAGTAGTGAATTTTCGAGATCTGTACAGAATACTTGTAATTTGTCTGTGAGAATTTTAGAAAAATTTTTGAGTGATATGAATAATCTTTTAGATAGAAAGTATTCCTCCATTTACAATAAACTCAATAAATCATTGGAGAAGTTAATAACTGAAAATACGAAATCAGAACTTACTCTCACAACCTTAGACTTGGTTCAAGAAGTTGAGCGAGCAGGTATAAAAGAACCTGAAAAAATTAAAAATTTCTCAGAGAGATTAAAGAAAGATATCATGAACACTTTTGGAACTTATGCTCCAAAAGATGATAGTGGCAAATCGATTTTTTACGTTGTAGATCAAAGTTACATGGCAAGCGTATTACATAAATTAGCCTCTCTTTCTATTTCAGATCCTCAATATAAGAAAGAATTAGATTATGCAAAAATTATAAATCAGGAACTTATACTTCAGAAAAATCCAAAATTAAATACTAACATTAAAGAAGATCATATTCATAAACTTACAAGTGATATGAATTCTTTGGAACAACGTGAGCGAGAAAGACTAAAAAAGGAAGCCTTCCAAAGAAAATTTAATCTTCCTGCTGGAATGATTGTATTTATTCTTTTAA from Leptospiraceae bacterium includes:
- a CDS encoding DUF2079 domain-containing protein, whose amino-acid sequence is MNLYIYFSIAVLSLCGFYMIPILGNSTDSRLIIKVLFFFLLIVGIGTVWKQRKEETNFELGESNRKKFLYIEILFIIILLFTFNFSYIYKLFEHLNSFFLVDFDFISIAEILNNSSKGFFFRTHHYGQSIHGDYLSHHFSPSLLLLAPFIFLSKTRLGYAYGLLFYINLSFIFFAILLIKKQIRGNLFIFSICLFAFNIYVHRLFFSYHSEILVIPFFLLFFIGIEFRKLYLSILGFLILILLKEDISLYLSCLGLYFIFKQKWVLGISITIISLGYFFFIPSYFQKFLDQSAQTNWLNDWSKWGVTYKEIIINIILNPLEIIKVLFSKWKVFRDFFFSFSPIVLLSPKLLIVTFPILILQFLSDKIWYNSLYNYYSYTIISFYVICIIFSVHKLETLAIKKYSLGIIIICLSFSLYSSSGDKLFPYTKIPIDLDRLQTIKTIIEYLPENKTVSTQFDLGGFIPRNNPIYPLHEKNLDKDYILIDAEKGITPYVSRERIEKMIELILKNNIYSLVIEKNGIQLFKKN
- a CDS encoding sigma-70 family RNA polymerase sigma factor yields the protein MTLREKEKILLQKIKAGDKHAYMELVTPFRERLFRKAKSMVNDDDDADDIVQDAMIAGYKSITNFRAEAGVYTWLYRIVINKSKDLLAKRKRMVEKSIDDNEQQFVDERLGFEKKLELSDESSYLIKKINQLDNIYKEVLELRYFEEMSYSDIADLLECNVGTVKSRLFKAKEILKHMMLQDERGEVKIGA